The following coding sequences lie in one Rutidosis leptorrhynchoides isolate AG116_Rl617_1_P2 chromosome 6, CSIRO_AGI_Rlap_v1, whole genome shotgun sequence genomic window:
- the LOC139855190 gene encoding WPP domain-associated protein, translated as MEIHDVLKATMAFHGSNGVNNIESKNNDENINAELLEDLDTMMEEVDNGIRISRMVSDSLIKGMVSAIEQEAVEKIKEKELEIENLKKLLSRSNVEVDKFASVEGFCAKRDEIKESALSEFMKIRKQFNTESFSEGFDLKKSVDNIELMMNNMSNLVDTVLVFNRASVTKCTRDEFQDTGSQNRMLAEKFSNISDLRKDLESLTKLLPSSNDSGHVSNGSFDADNTHGNALRSQLSLSNESKLGVTDSFDANSLKHMNKDELVKFFNNMILEIKRGHEAEVHRLTDNYISLKGKYLSERRSFVPNNKDLEVLKKKIPEVVSKLDNILSENDEFINKGDRVVSLNALLRDNHQLTDSLDVTKDELIEASVMEDVYTCFMKELNCKICDINEESEHKIFAMQDIYEVLLKNTSICAIENTSMESSFMLELLETVFKETLTDVQQKFETLRKECLKTCENLDSVQKKVTGMEGELITKGNEIEKLMNEVILLRNLAEEKEKLARDELNNLRKQASWQETLMSKTNKELDEMSDKLSKAQEQLLSDKMEINSLKQELEVAKEETKELNNYKNMVPDLSQKNQSFISRIEAKEKEHKKQIEAVVVLIDELSTKFADFECRVIGGIISNRTRLENSRSQLSSLIKATNVLKSTGIIYKQKLERKCHDLQMAEDEVDLLGDEVDTLLGLLEKIYIALDHYSPVLQHYPGVIEILELVRRELSGESLKPH; from the exons ATGGAGATTCATGATGTTTTAAAGGCTACAATGGCCTTTCATGGTAGTAATGGAGTTAATAATATAGAATCTAAAAACAATGATGAAAACATAAATGCTGAGTTGTTGGAAGATTTGGATACAATGATGGAAGAAGTCGATAACGGAATTCGAATATCGCGAATGGTGAGTGATTCGTTAATCAAAGGGATGGTTAGTGCTATTGAACAGGAAGCAGTTGAGAAAATTAAAGAAAAGGAATTGGAAATTGAAAACTTAAAGAAATTGTTGAGTAGGTCAAATGTCGAGGTTGATAAATTTGCCAGTGTGGAAGGTTTTTGTGCTAAAAGAGATGAAATAAAAGAGTCTGCTTTGAGTGAGTTTATGAAGATTCGTAAGCAGTTTAACACTGAAAGTTTCAGTGAGGGGTTTGATTTGAAAAAAAGCGTGGATAATATTGAATTGATGATGAATAATATGTCTAATTTGGTAGATACAGTGCTTGTGTTTAATAGAGCGTCAGTTACTAAATGCACACGTGATGAGTTTCAAGACACTGGAAGTCAAAATAGGATGTTGGCTGAGAAATTTAGTAACATTTCTGATTTAAGAAAAGATTTAGAGTCGCTAACGAAGTTATTACCGAGTAGTAATGATTCGGGGCATGTTTCTAATGGTTCTTTTGATGCTGATAATACTCATGGAAATGCGTTGAGAAGTCAACTGTCTTTGTCAAACGAGTCAAAACTTGGCGTTACAGATAGTTTTGATGCTAATTCATTAAAGCACATGAATAAGGACGAATTAGTGAAATTCTTCAATAACATGATATTAGAAATTAAGAGGGGACATGAGGCCGAGGTGCATCGATTGACTGATAACTATATTAGTTTAAAGGGGAAATATCTTAGTGAAAGGCGGTCTTTTGTCCCAAACAATAAGGATCTTGAGGTATTGAAAAAGAAGATTCCGGAAGTTGTTTCTAAATTGGATAACATTCTTTCTGAAAATGATGAGTTTATTAATAAGGGTGATCGTGTTGTTAGCCTTAACGCACTTTTAAGAGACAATCACCAACTTACAGACTCACTTGATGTTACCAAAGATGAACTTATAGAAGCTTCAGTTATGGAAGATGTGTACACGTGTTTTATGAAAGAGCTAAATTGCAAGATTTGTGACATAAATGAAGAATCAGAGCACAAGATTTTTGCAATGCAGGATATTTACGAGGTTCTACTGAAGAATACTAGCATATGTGCGATTGAAAATACATCTATGGAATCAAGTTTTATGCTTGAGTTGTTGGAGACTGTTTTTAAAGAAACGTTAACTGATGTACAACAAAAGTTTGAAACTTTAAGGAAGGAATGTCTAAAAACATGTGAAAATCTTGACTCTGTTCAGAAGAAAGTAACGGGAATGGAAGGTGAACTGATAACGAAAGGTAACGAGATAGAAAAGTTGATGAATGAAGTGATTTTGTTAAGAAACTTAGCAGAAGAAAAAGAAAAGTTAGCTAGAGACGAGCTTAACAATTTAAGAAAACAGGCAAGTTGGCAAGAAACGTTGATGTCGAAGACCAATAAGGAGCTCGATGAGATGAGCGACAAGTTGTCAAAAGCGCAAGAACAGCTTTTATCTGATAAAATGGAAATAAACTCGCTTAAACAGGAGCTTGAGGTGGCAAAGGAAGAGACAAAAGAGTTAAATAACTATAAGAACATGGTTCCTGATCTTTCTCAGAAGAACCAGAGTTTTATCTCTCGAATTGAAGCAAAAGAGAAAGAACATAAGAAGCAGATAGAAGCGGTTGTTGTTCTTATTGATGAATTATCAACAAAGTTTGCTGATTTTGAATGCAGGGTAATAGGGGGCATTATAAGTAATAGAACAAG GTTGGAAAATTCGAGATCTCAATTAAGTTCTCTCATCAAGGCAACTAATGTACTTAAAAGCACTGGGATCATATACAAACAGAAGCTTGAAAGAAAATGTCATGATCTTCAAATGGCTGAGGATGAG GTTGATCTTTTGGGTGATGAAGTCGATACACTTTTAGGCCTTCTTGAAAAGATATATATCGCTTTGGATCATTACTCTCCAGTCTTGCAACATTACCCCGGG GTTATTGAAATCCTGGAGCTAGTTAGGAGGGAATTAAGTGGTGAATCTTTAAAACCACATTGA